One genomic window of Candidatus Tanganyikabacteria bacterium includes the following:
- a CDS encoding glycoside hydrolase family 1 protein → MAHSWRRRALAWAIAAGLLTAGCGKQFGLLGSSDANLGASDVNLGGKFPPGFMWGVATAGFQSEGGETPSNWAPWEREGKLGSPRKKAVDFWNRYGEDLDLAKGMGLNAFRMSVEWSRIEPTPGKWDEAALAHYRKVVDAALARGLQPILTLQHFVYPEWLDGDLSPDGFENPETPKHFARYARRVAQEFKGKVKYWITINEPNVLALGSYGVGFFPPGNVGWGPYARASKGIVAAHRAAYDALHEVDPGNQVSSNVFYVYSEKPSKYDPGKLWGTTEEVGVLAGEVPPHLAGPYIDDLGARHLDYIAIDYYWGIAASAAFNTRKPYLWPVYPKGLEDACTNLWNTYRKPILIAENGLATKNLGKRDDGWTREAFMVQHLYYLRQAMQKGAKVVGYVHWSITDNYEWGDWTPRFGLYSVDGLNDPALKRVPTPAVDVYRQIAGANSLSSKLVWEYMGVGTK, encoded by the coding sequence ATGGCGCATTCGTGGAGGAGGCGCGCGCTGGCCTGGGCCATCGCCGCCGGCCTGCTGACGGCCGGATGCGGGAAGCAATTCGGCCTCTTGGGCTCTTCCGACGCGAATCTGGGCGCCAGCGACGTCAACCTCGGCGGCAAGTTCCCGCCTGGCTTCATGTGGGGCGTCGCGACGGCCGGTTTCCAGTCGGAAGGCGGCGAGACTCCTTCCAACTGGGCGCCCTGGGAGCGCGAGGGCAAGCTCGGTTCGCCCCGCAAGAAGGCGGTGGATTTCTGGAATCGCTATGGCGAGGATCTCGATCTGGCCAAGGGCATGGGCCTCAATGCCTTCCGCATGTCGGTGGAGTGGAGCCGTATCGAACCCACGCCCGGGAAATGGGACGAAGCGGCCCTGGCGCACTATCGCAAGGTAGTCGACGCGGCGCTGGCGAGGGGCTTGCAGCCGATCCTCACGCTGCAGCATTTCGTGTATCCGGAATGGCTTGACGGCGACCTGTCGCCCGACGGGTTCGAGAATCCCGAGACGCCGAAGCACTTCGCGCGCTACGCCCGCCGCGTCGCCCAGGAGTTCAAGGGCAAGGTCAAGTACTGGATCACCATCAACGAACCGAACGTGCTGGCCCTGGGAAGCTACGGCGTCGGCTTCTTCCCGCCCGGTAACGTCGGCTGGGGCCCGTATGCCCGGGCATCCAAGGGCATCGTGGCGGCCCACCGCGCCGCGTACGACGCGCTCCACGAGGTCGATCCCGGCAACCAGGTGTCGTCGAACGTGTTCTACGTCTACTCGGAGAAACCTTCCAAGTACGATCCCGGGAAGCTATGGGGCACGACCGAGGAGGTCGGCGTTCTGGCCGGCGAGGTGCCGCCACACCTGGCGGGCCCCTACATCGACGATCTCGGCGCACGCCATCTCGACTACATCGCCATCGACTACTACTGGGGAATCGCGGCGTCGGCCGCCTTCAACACGCGCAAGCCCTACCTGTGGCCGGTCTACCCGAAGGGCCTGGAGGATGCGTGCACGAACCTCTGGAACACCTACCGCAAGCCGATCCTGATCGCCGAGAATGGCCTGGCGACCAAGAACCTTGGCAAGCGCGACGACGGCTGGACCCGCGAGGCCTTCATGGTCCAGCACCTTTACTACCTGCGCCAGGCCATGCAGAAGGGCGCGAAGGTCGTGGGCTACGTCCACTGGTCGATCACCGACAACTACGAGTGGGGCGACTGGACGCCTCGTTTCGGGCTGTACTCGGTGGACGGCCTGAACGATCCGGCGCTCAAGCGCGTGCCGACGCCGGCCGTGGACGTCTATCGCCAGATCGCCGGCGCCAATTCGCTTTCGTCCAAGCTCGTGTGGGAGTACATGGGCGTCGGAACCAAATAG